A genome region from Numida meleagris isolate 19003 breed g44 Domestic line chromosome 14, NumMel1.0, whole genome shotgun sequence includes the following:
- the NOC4L gene encoding nucleolar complex protein 4 homolog, with the protein MAGPALAACLEAVLSDRGNANRVFEILELLAAEEEQDALCAARTCRRLFAALLRRGELFAGCLPAEEDVLRGNYSAEEKYKIWMRHRYNDCVQCLSELLSHDSFQVKESSLCTLMKFVELEAECPLVAEQWKGILPFPRDLLKVVVNGLIPIHEDASLLISRFQEYMEYDDVRYFVMKAVTESIGQVMQKIKERPLPFYQQNVFSLISSINMPNKERDMVKFMVKQDNREEWKVSRLQAHKQAFERMWLTFLKHQLPSGLYKKVLVILHDSILPYMNEPTLMIDFLTVAYGIGGAISLLALNGLFILIHQHNLEYPDFYKKLYSLLDPSIYHVKYRARFFHLADLFLSSSHLPAYLVAAFIKRLSRLALTAPPEALLMVIPFICNLFRRHPACKVLMHRPNGPQDLSEDPYIMEQEEPSESRALESSLWELKTLQNHYHPDVAQAAAILNQSLSEIEDDISGLLELSASELFDKEIKKASANVPLEFEQVRGLFGKKNDILAEHFTLD; encoded by the exons ATGGCGGGGCCCGCGCTCGCCGCGTGCCTGGAGGCCGTGCTGAGCGACCGCGGCAACGCCAACCGCGTCTTCGAgatcctggagctgctggcg GCCGAGGAGGAGCAGGACGCGCTGTGTGCCGCCCGCACGTGCCGCCGGCTGTTCGCGGCGCTGCTGCGGCGGGGAGAGCTGTTCGCCGGCTGCCTGCCCGCCGAGGAGGACGTGCTGCGCG GGAATTACAGCGCTGaggagaaatacaaaatatggaTGAGACACCGCTACAACGACTGCGTGCAGTGCTTGTCCGAGCTGCTGAGCCACGACTCCTTCCAGGTCAAG GAATCGTCGCTCTGTACCCTCATGAAGTTCGTGGAGCTGGAGGCAGAGTGCCCTTTGGTCGCAGAGCAGTGGAAGGGGATCCTCCCTTTTCCTCGCGATCTTCTGAAG GTGGTTGTTAACGGCTTAATTCCCATCCACGAGGATGCTTCGCTGCTGATCTCTCGCTTCCAAGAATACATGGAGTATGATGACGTTCGGTACTTTGTCATGAAGGCCGTTACTGAGAGCATTGGACAAGTGATGCAGAAGATAAAAGAG AGGCCACTGCCGTTTTACCAGCAGAACGtattttccctcatttcttcCATTAACATGCCGAACAAAGAGCGGGACATGGTCAAATTTATGGTGAAGCAAG ATAACCGGGAGGAATGGAAGGTGTCCAGGCTGCAG GCACACAAGCAGGCGTTTGAGAGAATGTGGCTCACTTTTCTGAAGCACCAG CTACCCAGTGGCCTTTACAAAAAAGTTCTTGTTATTCTGCATGACTCCATCCTGCCTTATATGAATGAACCCACTCTCATGATAGACTTCTTGACAGTGGCCTATGGCATAG GTGGAGCAATTAGTCTTCTAGCTTTAAATGGATTATTTATTCTGATTCATCAGCATAATCT GGAATACCCTGACTTTTACAAAAAGCTGTACAGCCTTCTGGACCCTTCTATCTATCACGTGAAGTACCGAGCCCGCTTTTTCCATTTGGCTGATCTGTTTTTGTCTTCATC TCACTTGCCGGCGTACCTGGTGGCAGCGTTCATCAAGCGCCTGTCCCGGCTGGCCCTCACTGCTCCTCCCGAGGCCCTGCTCATGGTCATTCCTTTCATCTGTAATCTCTTTCGGAGGCACCCGGCCTGCAAAGTGCTGATGCACAGACCGAATGGGCCACAAG ACTTGTCAGAAGATCCATATATTATGGAGCAGGAGGAGCCATCTGAGAGCAGGGCTTTGGAGAGCTCGCTCTGGGAGCTTAAG ACTCTACAAAACCATTATCACCCAGATGTGGCCCAGGCAGCTGCTATCCTCAACCAGTCACTGTCTGAAATAGAGGATGACATATCGGGGCTCTTGGAGCTCTCAGCTTCTGAG ctttttgataaagaaataaagaaagcatCTGCTAATGTGCCGCTGGAGTTTGAGCAAGTACGAGGAttgtttgggaagaaaaatgatattctTGCAGAGCACTTCACTTTAGATTGA